A stretch of Penaeus vannamei isolate JL-2024 chromosome 18, ASM4276789v1, whole genome shotgun sequence DNA encodes these proteins:
- the LOC113826643 gene encoding uncharacterized protein — MFPHGSATLADLPVIPIDLESFAARTYPTPFVHVIRWTKIWGCMPVSYNYATRRYKLSPFLTFWIICSVGFNIPCFYDCMLAYISGGEGLTLYVMILIVFVMSISAVSVHVLSVVMYEEWADFLNDWMLFERKFPTLTGGVHSFSLAVPLFNSIFICVAFFVVNILNELRFNLINEDGVGRMLSLVYVYVIYSYTLSMPVLWVVMASKVFTLCFGHIRHELESILECEKFGERCARSPIQKCIASGDINRLQEAVLDLRRIIQKFKVIMGPFMLVMVPHHIISLICFLYWTLVSTLDYSDWYFPVSFGLLSLQAIAPIFCGAIYSEDIHTQKNALIEPLLTLKGTMKEQASKRQMDTLIDHVKRMDAQIEGRGFFVLNKSMATTVVNTVVTYLVVLIQFYGSGT, encoded by the exons ATGTTCCCGCACGGCTCCGCGACCCTCGCCGACCTGCCTGTGATTCCGATCGACCTGGAAAGCTTCGCGGCGCGCACGTACCCGACGCCCTTCGTACACGTCATCCGCTGGACCAAGATCTGGGGCTGCATGCCCGTGTCCTACAACTACGCCACTCGCCGCTATAAGCTGagccccttcctcaccttctggATCATCTGCTCCGTCGGGTTCAACATCCCCTGCTTCTACGACTGCATGCTGGCCTACATCTCCGGCGGCGAGGGCCTCACGCTCTACGTCATGATCCTCATCGTCTTCGTCATGAGCATCTCGGCCGTGTCCGTGCACGTGCTCTCCGTCGTCATGTACGAGGAGTGGGCCGACTTCCTCAATGACTGGATGCTGTTCGAGCGCAAGTTCCCGACGCTGACGGGCGGCGTCCACTCCTTCAGCCTCGCCGTCCCGCTCTTCAACAGCATCTTCATTTGCGTCGCCTTCTTCGTGGTGAACATCCTCAACGAGCTGCGGTTCAACCTGATCAACGAGGACGGCGTGGGGCGCATGCTGTCCCTCGTCTACGTCTACGTCATCTACAGCTACACCCTCTCCATGCCCGTGCTGTGGGTGGTCATGGCGTCCAAGGTGTTCACCCTCTGCTTCGGCCACATCCGCCACGAGCTCGAGTCGATCCTGGAGTGCGAGAAATTCGGCGAGAGGTGCGCTCGCTCGCCCATCCAGAAGTGCATCGCCAGCGGGGACATCAACCGCCTGCAGGAGGCCGTCCTGGACCTCCGCCGCATCATCCAGAAGTTCAAGGTGATCATGGGGCCCTTCATGCTGGTGATGGTCCCGCACCACATCATCTCCCTCATCTGCTTCCTCTACTGGACGCTCGTCTCCACCCTGGACTACAGCGACTGGTATTTCCCCGTGAGCTTCGGCCTGCTCTCCCTGCAGGCCATCGCGCCCATCTTCTGCGGCGCCATCTACAGCGAGGACATCCACAcgcag AAGAACGCCCTGATCGAGCCTCTGCTCACTCTCAAGGGGACCATGAAGGAGCAGGCGAGCAAGCGACAG ATGGACACGCTGATCGACCACGTGAAACGCATGGACGCCCAGATCGAGGGGCGGGGCTTCTTCGTCCTCAACAAGAGCATGGCGACGACG GTGGTGAACACGGTGGTGACCTACCTGGTGGTGCTTATCCAGTTCTACGGCAGTGGGACCTGA